In Thermanaeromonas sp. C210, the genomic stretch ATTCCCAATGACGCTACCAACGGCGGCCGGGCTCTGATGTTGCTGGCCAAGGCCGGGGTTATTAAGTTAAAGGAAGGCGTGGGCATTTTGGCGACTAAAAATGATATTATTGAGAAACCCGAGGGGTTGACAATCCGGGAACTGGATGCCGCCATGCTGCCGCGGTCTTTAACAGACGTTGACGCCGCGGTCATAAACGGCAACTATGCCCTGGAGGCCAACTTGAATCCGGTCAAGGATGCCCTCTTTCTTGAGGATAAAAGTTCTCCCTTTGCCAACGTCCTGGTGGTTCGCCCCGAAGATAAAGACAATCCAGCTTTAAAGAAACTGGCAGAAGCGCTAAATACAGCTGAAGTCAAGAAGTTTTTAGAAGAACAATATCAGGGAGCAGTTATCCCGGCTTTTTAAGGCGGCCGGCGAGGATAACGGATGCTGGTAACCTAAGCTAGCAAATCCGCAACCCTGAGGGAAGTTATAACCATGAAGGAAGGCCCCTTCTTCCTGTTAAGGCAAAGGGGCCTTTTTGCGTATTGTTTCCAACGTGATAACAGGCATCAGGTTTTGATGATTTATGCGCTTTATTTACATCCCAGGTAAAGGTGAGGCTCATGATCGTCTATGTCAATCAAGCATTAAAAGGGATCCCCGTTTTATTTGTAGAAGCCAGAAACCTGACCATAAAAAGGAAACATCGCGAACTGGAAAGGATAATTAAGGCGGAGATGGGGGAGTTAATGATCCTGTACGAAAGACACCGGCCCATCCTGGCCGCCTACCACGACCTGCACGCCAGATTCGGTGGTCAGGTCCATATCTCCGCTCCCGAATACTTATATGACTTTATAAAACAACGATCCAGGCTGATGCAAATTAACAGCCTGGTGGATGCGTACAACTATATTTCCCTGAAGTATGCCCTGGCCCTGGGAGCCCACGACCTGGATAAGGTGGAGGGTAACATCACCAGGGAAATCCTCTGCCGGCTGGAGGTCAAGCAGTGCGAGAAAACCAAAATCACTCCGCAAACGACAAATTCCTTCTTTATCATCCAGGGAAACACCGCCACCCCCATGGATTATTTATACCGGGCGGCGGATGAGTTGATGGGCCTTATCGCTACCTACTGCCAGGGGCAGGTTAGCCTGGCTACAATCGAGTATACCGGCTCAAAGTAAACTGTAACTGAGATACAGGGCTTTTACATTTTCTTCGCCGGAACCTTTCGGCCGGGTAAAAGCCCTGGAAGTAGTGGCCAAGGCTTCCTGGACGCCGGCCGGAGCCGGGACGCTGTTTTTAAAATTACCCCCGTGGTCAGATAACAGCTTGTCATGATGCCTTTTTGATCGCCGGCGGAGAAGATACCGTTATGTTTCCCGGCACCTGCCTTCATTACTCACGTTTGCTCGGCTCCGGCTCCCTACCCAGCCTGATCTTCTCGGTATAGTCAATCTGGACTATACGACCATCTTGTATAATAATAGTAATAGAACCATATCTCACCTGGCGTAAAGCCTTAAGTACCTCGCCCAGAACTTTCTGCTCCCTGGTGGAAAGCCCTGTCTGGCACCGTGTTTCTGTTAAAGGCTCTTGAGGCATCTGATAATCCCCCTCCATCCTAATTTCTTATGGGCTACCCGGCAAAGTTAAAGACCATTTACCCAGAGATTTATAACAGCAGAATAGTTCATTCCCACCCCCCATTATGCAGTAATCATATCTTTTTAGTATGATTTGATTTTAACTTTCCAGGCATTCCATGTCAAGCATTCTTAGGGATATCTGGCATCCTGAGATGTCTGGCCGTCCATTGAAGACACCAGGGATAAATGTTAATCAGGCGTAAGAAAACCGGCCTATTAAGTAATAAATCCCTTGACAATAATGTAGACTAAACCTATAATAATAGTATATATTAAGGATGGGGATGCTGACCAGACAACTGGAGGCTCCTTTCCCTCAGGGAAAAGGGGCCTCCTTAATTTTTAAAAACACACGCCTTTTCCTGGAAAGCTATGCTATCAGCAGGTAAGGCAGGTGGTTATAATGATACTTATTATTTGAGCTGGAAATTAACAGGTATTATATACCGTCCCTATGCAGTTAGTGAAATGATGTGGTGAGTTAGACGATGCAGGATGACTTACAGTTAATTTAGTTCTTAACAGGAGGGATAACCAGTGGCTTCGAAAGCAAAGATCGCACGCTCACCGCTGTTGCAAACTGAAGACTGGTGGGCGGTATGGATTGGCCTATTTATCGTTTTTCTCGGCTTGCTGAAGCTGGGCAACCTGGACTTAATCGGCTGGGCCGTCAAAACTAATATGTGGCTTGACCTCTCCAAGGCTCTCGCCCCTGTATCCGATGTTTATAAAGGTGTTCCCGGCATTGTTTCTTTGATTCTTACTTATACTTTTCTGACGGCGGTTTTAAGTATCGCCGTCGCCGGCATGGGCGGCAACGTCCGCCGTTTTGCCGCCGGTTTCACCATCATCTTCTTCATCACTTATTTCTGCTGGATGCTTGGCAACTACGCCTTTATCGCCGCCACCCCCGACCAGATGGCCAAACTAAAACTTCCCTGGTCCCTGCGAATGACGGGGGAGTCGGGCTTTATTATTGCCTTGATCGCAGGATTGATTATCGGCAACTTCTTTCCTGGCCTGACCAGGTACTTGCACGACGCTACCAAACCGGAGTGGTTTGTGAAGACGGCCATCGTAATTCTCGGCGCGCAGATTGGCCTGAACGCGTTGCAGTCAACGGGGCTCACAACCCAGGTGGTTCTCCGGGGCCTCTTCGCCATAATCGAGGCCTACTTAATCTATTGGCCCCTGGTTTACTTTATTGCCCGGAAATACTTTAAATTTACCCCAGAGTGGGCGGCGCCCCTGGCCTCGGGCATTTCTATCTGCGGTGTGTCGGCAGCCATTGCTACCGGCGGCGCCATCAAGGCCCGCCCGGTGATACCCGTCATCGTCTCGTCCCTGGTGGTCATCTTCGCCGTGGTGGAGCTGATCATCCTGCCCTTTGCCGCCCAGGCCTGGCTCTACAAAGAGCCAATGGTCGCCGGGGCCTGGATGGGCCTGGCCGTGAAGACCGACGGCGCGGCGGCGGCCAGCGGGGCCATGGTGGATGCCCTCATCCGCAGCAAAGCTATGAGCGCCCTCGGCGTCAAGTGGCAGGAAGGCTGGATGCTCATGGCCACCACCACCGTCAAGGTCTTTATCGATATCTTCATCGCTATCTGGGCCTTCATCCTGGCCATAATCTGGTCCTGGAAGATCGACCGGCGGGAAGGGGAGCAGGTAAACGCCGGGGAGATCTGGCTGCGGTTCCCGAAGTTCGTCCTGGGTTACGCCGGCCTCTTTATCCTGGTCATCCTCCTTGGCGTCGCCCTTAAGGGTACGCCTGGTCTCAAGCTCCTGAATGCCGGTATTGGGCAGGCGGGCAACTTCCGGGGTATCTTCTTTGCCCTGACCTTCTTTACTATCGGGTTAATGTCCAACTTCAAGAAGCTGTGGGAAGAGGGGATGGGCAAACTGGCTGCGGTCTATGTTCTCTGCCTGTTCGGGTTTATTATCTGGATCGGCCTGATTATTTCCTGGCTCTTCTTCCACGGTATTACCCCGCCGGCAGTAGGCTGAAAAGGAGGGAGATGAACATGACGAAAAAAGAACATTTACCGCAGGAGGAAGAATGGTTTGATTTGCTGCCGGCTGAAAAAAAGCTGATCGGCTACAGTCTGGGCCCGGGGATAGTCCTGCTGGTCGTCCTGGTGTTGGCCACCCGCATTATTTAGAAACATCTCTGCCACTGCAAGTGTCTCTTGACCACCCTGGGGGTCCCTGGTATAATCTAAGAAAAACCGATATATTTACTCCAAATTGGAGGGCTAGTAATGGTCTTAACCAACGAAGAAATAGAACGTTACAGCCGGCAGATTATTTTGCGCAACGTCGGCGGCCGGGGTCAGGAAAGGCTTAAACAGGGAAAGGTATTGATTATTGGTGCCGGCGGCTTAGGTTCCCCGGCAGCTTACTACCGGCGGCTGCCGGTGTAGGTACAATCGGTATAGTTGACAGTGACGTAGTAGATATATCAAATTTGCAGCGCCAGATCCTCCACAGTACTGAACGCCTGGGGCGGCCTAAAGTAGAATCGGCCCGCGAGACATTGCTCGCCTTAAATCCTGCCGTGACAATTAATACTTACCATTTACGTTTGGGTAAAGATAATATTTTAGACATCATCCGTGATTATGACGTGATCGTTGGCGGCGTCGACAACTTTCCTACCCGTTATTTGTTAAACGATGCCTGTGTCATGACCGGCAAAACCCTGGTCGAGGGCGGGGTGCTGCAATGGGACGGCCTCGTAATGACTATCAAACCCGGACAGGGGCCCTGTTACCGCTGTATTTTTCCCGACCCACCTCCGCCGGGAGCCGTACCTAGCTGCCAGGAAGCAGGGGTTATCGGTACAGTGCCGGGGCTTATCGGGGCAATTCAGGCCACGGAAGTAATCAAGATTTTACTTGGGGTTGGGGATACCCTGACCGGCCGGCTCCTGATTTACAACGCCCTGGAGATGCGCTTCCGGGAAGTTAAGGCCGAACGCAATGGTAATTGCCCTGTCTGCGGCGACAACCCGCGCATCCGCGAACTGGAAGAGTATACCTTTGTCTGTGCCACAAAATGCGAAGGGTGAAAACACCATGAACCTGGATTTTCATGAACTCAAAAAGGGCGGCTTTATCAAACAACAAGGCCGCGATCTTTTCCTGATGCGCCTGCGGACCATTGGCGGGTATTTAACATCAAGGGATCTGGAGAATATCGCCGGGATTGCGGCTAAATATGGCCGGGGGGAGGTCCATTTGACCACCCGCCAGGGGGTGGAGATACCCGGGGTCAGGCTGGAAAAATACCAGGAGTTGATTGCCGAGATCAAGGCCTTGAACCTGCTTCCGGGGGCCTGCGGCCCGCGGGTGCGATCCATTGTCGCTTGCCCGGGTAAGGAAATTTGTCCTAACGGGGTAATTGATACCCGGGCTATTGCCGGCCAACTGGACCGGGCCTTTTTTGGCCGCGATGTCCCGGTGAAACTAAAAATGGCCGTAGCCGGGTGTTATAACGCCTGTACCAAACCCATGGAAAATGATGTCGGTTTACGGGGTGTTGTTTACCCGGAATTGGTGGCCGAGCGCTGCAGCCTTTGCGGATTGTGCCAGTCCATCTGCCCCGGTGGCGCCATTAAAATAATTAATGATCGGGTGAGCATGGATAAGAAAAGTTGTTACGGCGATGGTGCCTGTATAGCTTCCTGCCCGAACAATGCCTGGGTAACGGCGGCCACAGGTTTTGTAGTTTACGTTGGTGGAAAAATGGGCCGCAATCCCCAGCTGGGGTATAAAATGTTTGACTTGGTCCCGGAAGATGATATAGGCCCCCTGATTAATTCTATCCTGGCGGTTTATGAAGAGAAAAGGAAGGGGCAAGAACGCCTGAGTGATGTAGTCAGGCGCCTGGGACCGGAAGTGTTCCGGGAATTAATCCCTTACCCCGGCCGGAAGGAGGTCGCTGCCGGTGGCGGAAATTAAAGCGACTAAACGACTGGATATTACCGCGGACTGCTGCCCCATAACCTTCGTTAAAACCAAGCTGGCCCTGGAAGAGATGCAGCCCGGGGAAATCCTGGAGGTTTTATTAACCGGGGGAGAGCCATTAAGTAATGTGCCCCGGAGCCTGAAGGCAGAAGGCCATAAAATCCACCAGGTAAAGAAAGTCGCCGCCAATATATATTCATTAATCGTTGAAAGGGGAGAGGAACAATGAAGATTATTTTCAACCGGCAGGAAAAAGAAGTCCAGGAAGGTATTAACGTAAAGGAATTAGTGGAGCCGCTTAATTTTGACCCCGTTACCGTCGCAGTTGAGGTAAACGGGCGCCTGTTACTAAAAGAGGAGTATAGTAATCCCCTGCAAGAAGGTGATAAAGTAGAACTGGTCTTAAATATGGGCGGGGGAGTATAATGAAAAATGTAAATGCCTTGCCAGGTTTTACATTTATTTGACCCGGCAAGGCAAATCAATCAAGGAATCAAGGTGACCCCCTGTTGGGAGAAAGAGATTACTACCTGGCAGAAGCTCAAAACCTCAAACCGCAGCTGGTCGCCTGGCGGCGGCAGCTGCACCAGTACCCGGAACTGAGTTTTGAGGAAAAAGAAACTGCCGCCCTGGTGGCCGGGGTGTTAGAGCAACTGGGTTTGAAGGTCAGGACCGGCATCGGTGGTACCGGGATTGTCGGTATCCTGAACGGGGCGGAAGAAGGCCCTGCCGTGGCCTTAAGGGCCGACATGGACGCTTTGCCCCTCCAGGAGGCTACCGGGGCGGAATATGCATCCCGCTGCCCGGGCCGGATGCATGCCTGCGGCCATGATGCCCATATGGCTATCGTTTTAGGGGCGGCGACGCTGCTGGCAACCCACCGCCGGGAGCTACCCGGCCCGGTAGTTTTCCTTTTTCAACCGGGGGAGGAATTACCTCCTGGTGGGGCTCGCTTGCTCATAGAAGCCGGGGCCCTGGACAACCCGCCGGTCAAGGCCATCTTTGGCCTCCATGTAACTTCGGCCCTGCCGGCAGGTACGGTAGGCATCCGGCCGGGAGCTGCTATGGCCTCGGCCGATAACTTTACCATTAGGATCAAGGGGCGTAGCAGCCACGGTGCTGCACCCCACCTGGGCGCGGATGCCATCGTCGCTGCTGCCCAGGCGGTCCTGGCTTTACAGTCTATTGTCGCCCGCCGCATTGATCCCGTGCAGCCGGCCGTGCTGACCATCGGTACTATTAACGGTGGTGAGAAGGAAAATATTGTCGCTGGTGAGGTAACCATGACCGGTACTACCCGGGCTCTAAACGCGGTTACCCGGCAGCAGCTGGAAAAAGATATGCGGGAGATTTTGGCCGGGGTGGCGGCCGCCAGCGGGACGGAGATTGACCTCGATTACCTGCGGGGTTACCCGCCGCTAATAAACGATGCCGGGCTTACTGAACTCTTTCGCCGGGTAGCCGGGGAACTCCTGGGGCCGGAAAAGGTTTTCGAACTGGCAGCCCCCTCCATGGGCGCCGAGGATTTTGCCCGCTATGCCGAAAAGGTCCCGGCAGTATATTTCAACCTCGGGGCAGCCATCCCGGGAGAGCTTCCCTTTCCCTGGCACCATCCCCGGTTTAATATCAACGAAGATTGCCTGCCCATTGGCAGTGCCTTGCTTTCCCGGCTGGCCCTAAAGGCCCTGGCTGATTTCTGACGGCTTACACCGGCCGCGGATACTCCTATAGAAAAAGCGCAGCAACGTCGTGATGCGTTGTTGGCTTTTTGTTTAACCTGTGTTGCCGCCTCGAGGCGGGGTATTATGTATGGTGGTAAAGTTAGCCTACAAGGCCGATTCCGACGGGAAAGGGAGGAAGTAGCATGTTGAGGAAAAGGTACATGATAAGGCCTGTAGCTCACTGCCGCGAAGGGCATTAGCTTTTGGTCCTGGGCAAGACCGTAAACTGCCTCCTACTTTAGCTCTAACTTCTAGGTATCGCCCCGTACCAAGACAAAAACCCTTGCGCTCTGGTGCGGGGCATTTTCTTAATTAAAGCTTATTAGAGCATACTTGAAGGGTAGGGTCATGGGAGATGGTATCTGTATAACTTCCGAATAACCTGCGGATGGGACACCGCAAAGGAGCCGTTAAGCCTGCTGTTAAGGAGCTGTAGAGACGCAGGGCACAATTCTTTTCTTCCCTGCCAGGTATGTCAAACCGGGTAAATAATGTTTTCACCCAGGGGATAAAATAAAAATTAACTATGAGAGGAAAATCTTGACGGCCCTGCGGAAAAGACTTATACTGAATTGAGGATACCCCTACGGGGTATATAGCTGCCAAAGGAGAGATTTCTCGTGGCAACAGAGGCGGCTGCTACCAGGATAAGTTTACCGGTAGAAGGTATGAGTTGTGCCTCTTGCGTAGCCAAGGTAGAAAAAGCCCTAAAAAATATTCCGGGTGTACAGGCTGTTCAAGTCAACCTCTTGACCAGGAAGGCTACGGTAGAATACAACCCCAGAGAAACTCATGTTATGGACCTGATTAAGACCATACAAGAGCTGGGTTATAACGTTCCCCAGGAAGAGGTTTTATTAAACGTCAGGGGGATGAGCTGTGCATCCTGCGTCGCCAAAGTAGAAAGGGTGGTGAAGAGTCTCCCGGGGGTAACGGAGGTTGTGGTCAACCTCCCGGCGGAGTCCGCCCGCGTGCGCTTCTACCCCGGGTCTGTTAGCAAAGGCGAAATAAAAAAGGCTATCAGTGAGCTAGGATACGAGGCCAGTGAGAAAGTAACCGGTCAAGAAGCTTTGGATCGGGAGAGGGAGGCCCGGCAGCGGGAGATCCGGCGACAGGCCCGCAACATGTGGATCGCCTGGCCCTTGAGCTTGCTGGTCATGCTGGGCATGTTCCGCGATGTCTGGATCTTTCCTTATTTTGTTCCCGAGTTCTTGCACAACACCCTAGTCCTGTGGTTCTTGACCACTCCGGTGGTCTTCATCCCTGGCTGGCAGTTCTTTGTGAATAGCTGGAAGGGCCTTAAGAAGGGCGCCACCGATATGAACTTGCTCTATGCCACCGGTATCGGAGCGGCCTATATCATCGCTACGATTAATAGCCTCTGGCCTGAGGCCGGATTTGGCGGCAAAGGAGCCACCTTCTTTGAGTCCGCTGCCCTCCTGACTGCTTTCATTGTTTTGGGCCGTTACCTGGAGGCTTTAACCCGCGGCCGCACCTCTGAGGCCATTCGCAAGCTTATGAGCCTCCAAGCCAGGACGGCCAGGGTTATCCGCGACGGCCAGGAAATAGAAATCGCGGTGGATGAAGTAGCCATTGGCGATATCGTGGTGGTGCGTCCGGGAGAGAGGATTCCGGTGGATGGTGAAGTGATCGAGGGCTATTCGGCAGTGGACGAATCCATGATCACGGGAGAGAGTATCCCGGTAGAAAAGAAAGTGGGCGACCAGGTTATAGGTGCTACGATTAATAAGACGGGCTCTTTCAAATTCCGGGCCACCAGGGTAGGGAGCGAGACGGCCTTGGCCCAGATCATCAAAATGGTGGAAGATGCCCAGGCTTCTAAAGCGCCCATACAACGGCTGGCCGATTTTGTGGCTGGGCATTTTATAGCCGGGGTGCACGTCCTGGCCCTGATCGTGTTCCTTTTCTGGTTTTTCTATGGCTTTGACCGCTATTTCCTCCCGGATAGCCGATTTATCCTTTCGCCCTACAGCCTGGCGGAAATCGGGGTCTTCGGCTTTGCCCTGCTCCTCTCCGTTA encodes the following:
- a CDS encoding heavy metal translocating P-type ATPase → MATEAAATRISLPVEGMSCASCVAKVEKALKNIPGVQAVQVNLLTRKATVEYNPRETHVMDLIKTIQELGYNVPQEEVLLNVRGMSCASCVAKVERVVKSLPGVTEVVVNLPAESARVRFYPGSVSKGEIKKAISELGYEASEKVTGQEALDREREARQREIRRQARNMWIAWPLSLLVMLGMFRDVWIFPYFVPEFLHNTLVLWFLTTPVVFIPGWQFFVNSWKGLKKGATDMNLLYATGIGAAYIIATINSLWPEAGFGGKGATFFESAALLTAFIVLGRYLEALTRGRTSEAIRKLMSLQARTARVIRDGQEIEIAVDEVAIGDIVVVRPGERIPVDGEVIEGYSAVDESMITGESIPVEKKVGDQVIGATINKTGSFKFRATRVGSETALAQIIKMVEDAQASKAPIQRLADFVAGHFIAGVHVLALIVFLFWFFYGFDRYFLPDSRFILSPYSLAEIGVFGFALLLSVTTLVISCPCALGLATPSAMMAGTGKGAENGILFKGADAVEASAKLNAVVFDKTGTLTKGEPEVTDVVAASGWDEERVLLYAAAAEKNSEHPLGEAIVREARARGLELEDAAEFRAIPGRGVEAFWRGEKILLGNRRLMAELGIDINWLLPWAEELEEQGKTAMFLAVAGKPAGVIAVADTLKEYVPEAVARLKAMGIQVAMITGDNRRTAEAIARQAGIDRVLAEVLPQDKAGEVKRLQEQGLKVAMVGDGINDAPALAQADVGIAIGSGTDVAKETGEIILIRNDIRDVVAAIEIGRATMGKVRQNLFWAFIYNTLGIPIAAGILYPWTGLIVSPELAAFFMATSSVSVTLNTLLLKRFEPSTKAEKARAADKAKYKYA
- a CDS encoding putative sulfate exporter family transporter, coding for MASKAKIARSPLLQTEDWWAVWIGLFIVFLGLLKLGNLDLIGWAVKTNMWLDLSKALAPVSDVYKGVPGIVSLILTYTFLTAVLSIAVAGMGGNVRRFAAGFTIIFFITYFCWMLGNYAFIAATPDQMAKLKLPWSLRMTGESGFIIALIAGLIIGNFFPGLTRYLHDATKPEWFVKTAIVILGAQIGLNALQSTGLTTQVVLRGLFAIIEAYLIYWPLVYFIARKYFKFTPEWAAPLASGISICGVSAAIATGGAIKARPVIPVIVSSLVVIFAVVELIILPFAAQAWLYKEPMVAGAWMGLAVKTDGAAAASGAMVDALIRSKAMSALGVKWQEGWMLMATTTVKVFIDIFIAIWAFILAIIWSWKIDRREGEQVNAGEIWLRFPKFVLGYAGLFILVILLGVALKGTPGLKLLNAGIGQAGNFRGIFFALTFFTIGLMSNFKKLWEEGMGKLAAVYVLCLFGFIIWIGLIISWLFFHGITPPAVG
- a CDS encoding sulfurtransferase TusA family protein, whose protein sequence is MAEIKATKRLDITADCCPITFVKTKLALEEMQPGEILEVLLTGGEPLSNVPRSLKAEGHKIHQVKKVAANIYSLIVERGEEQ
- a CDS encoding M20 metallopeptidase family protein — translated: MGERDYYLAEAQNLKPQLVAWRRQLHQYPELSFEEKETAALVAGVLEQLGLKVRTGIGGTGIVGILNGAEEGPAVALRADMDALPLQEATGAEYASRCPGRMHACGHDAHMAIVLGAATLLATHRRELPGPVVFLFQPGEELPPGGARLLIEAGALDNPPVKAIFGLHVTSALPAGTVGIRPGAAMASADNFTIRIKGRSSHGAAPHLGADAIVAAAQAVLALQSIVARRIDPVQPAVLTIGTINGGEKENIVAGEVTMTGTTRALNAVTRQQLEKDMREILAGVAAASGTEIDLDYLRGYPPLINDAGLTELFRRVAGELLGPEKVFELAAPSMGAEDFARYAEKVPAVYFNLGAAIPGELPFPWHHPRFNINEDCLPIGSALLSRLALKALADF
- the thiS gene encoding sulfur carrier protein ThiS is translated as MKIIFNRQEKEVQEGINVKELVEPLNFDPVTVAVEVNGRLLLKEEYSNPLQEGDKVELVLNMGGGV
- a CDS encoding 4Fe-4S binding protein, yielding MNLDFHELKKGGFIKQQGRDLFLMRLRTIGGYLTSRDLENIAGIAAKYGRGEVHLTTRQGVEIPGVRLEKYQELIAEIKALNLLPGACGPRVRSIVACPGKEICPNGVIDTRAIAGQLDRAFFGRDVPVKLKMAVAGCYNACTKPMENDVGLRGVVYPELVAERCSLCGLCQSICPGGAIKIINDRVSMDKKSCYGDGACIASCPNNAWVTAATGFVVYVGGKMGRNPQLGYKMFDLVPEDDIGPLINSILAVYEEKRKGQERLSDVVRRLGPEVFRELIPYPGRKEVAAGGGN
- a CDS encoding MetQ/NlpA family ABC transporter substrate-binding protein, which translates into the protein MKKILVLILALLTLGAVLTGCSQQQKASPGEAAKKEITVGATARPHAEILEKIKPVLAQEGITLNIKVFNDYAQLNPALADKQIDANFFQHIPYLEDYNQKTGKNLVYIAKVHIEPMGIYSQKIKSAGELINARSIAIPNDATNGGRALMLLAKAGVIKLKEGVGILATKNDIIEKPEGLTIRELDAAMLPRSLTDVDAAVINGNYALEANLNPVKDALFLEDKSSPFANVLVVRPEDKDNPALKKLAEALNTAEVKKFLEEQYQGAVIPAF
- a CDS encoding phenylalanine--tRNA ligase beta subunit-related protein gives rise to the protein MIVYVNQALKGIPVLFVEARNLTIKRKHRELERIIKAEMGELMILYERHRPILAAYHDLHARFGGQVHISAPEYLYDFIKQRSRLMQINSLVDAYNYISLKYALALGAHDLDKVEGNITREILCRLEVKQCEKTKITPQTTNSFFIIQGNTATPMDYLYRAADELMGLIATYCQGQVSLATIEYTGSK
- a CDS encoding YezD family protein — protein: MEGDYQMPQEPLTETRCQTGLSTREQKVLGEVLKALRQVRYGSITIIIQDGRIVQIDYTEKIRLGREPEPSKRE